CAGGATAATGCTGATAGGCGACTTTTGAAATATGGCTATGAATTTGGCTTAATTCCTAAAGAACTTTATGATGAACTTAAAGAAAGAGAAGTATTAATTACAAAATCAAAAGAATTATTAAGTAAAACAAAAATTCTGCCTACTGATATTAATCCATTTTTAATACAAAAGAATACAACTCCAATTGATAATGCTGAAACAGTAGATAAACTTGTTAAAAGACCAGAAATTAATTTGATAGATTTATTGGAATTTATTAAAAACAAAAATGGCGAAATCGTAGATTTATTAAATGATAAAAAAGCTATTGAACAGATTGAAATTGAATTTAAGTATGATGGATATATTCAAAGGCAGATGGAATTAATTGAAAAAATGGAAAAATTAGAAAATGTTCTAATTCCATTAAATTTTGACTATTCTAATTTGAAAGCTATTTCTGCGGAAGGGAGAGAAAAATTAAGTAAAGTAAGACCAAGGTCAATTGGTCAGGCTTCAAGAATCTCTGGTGTTACTCCTTCAGATATTTCAGTTTTATTAGTATATTTGAAAAGCTAATTTTGAGGTTTTTCTTTGAATTCCTATGAGCAGTATTTACGTGAACTAAAAATGCTCTTCTGGGAAAACAATATTAACCCAGATGAGTATCAACTTGAAAGATTAGCTAATTTTGCTGTTCTTGTAACACAAAAAAACTCTAAAGTTAATTTAATCTCTCGCAAAGATATCTCAAAAATTATCGAGAACCACGTTTTCATTTCCTCTTTTGTTTCTGAATTTATTCCTCAAAAAATAAATAACTTTTTAGATGTTGGAACAGGTGGTGGATTCCCTGGAATTCCTCTTGCAATAACTCGTCCACATTTAAAAGGTGTTCTTGTTGATTCTACTGCAAAAAAAATTGATGCTGTAAAAGAGTTTATTTCAAAACTTAAATTGAATAATGTAACAACAGAAAATTGTAGAGTAGAAAGTGAAGAGTTCAGACAAAAATATTCACAGGCTTTTGATCTTGTAATAAGTCGTGCAACAGTTCCACTTATTATTCTTTTTAGTTATGCACTTCCTTTATTGAAAGAAAAATCGTTTATAGCTTCTATAAAGGGGGGCGATTTAAATGATGAATTTAATGCTGCAGAACTTAAATACAAAGCTTACATAAAGAAATCAACAATATTTGAACTTGCCTACAAACCAACTAACACTCGCAACGAAAAAGGAAAAAAATTAATCCTCTTTGAGATTAATAAATAAATTGTTAATTAGTTTATTAAAGTAATTTTATTTATTTGAATTGATACATCAATATTTGTTTATACATATCAACCAAATAAAATTACTTGTTCGAAAAAATTCAAATTGTTACTTCACAATTAAATTAAGGTTGATTCCGTATAATACCGATTAGATGTGATTATTTAGATAACAAAACAAAAGTTTTATTTTGTTTTTAATAATAGTTAATAATGAAGATTGAAAAATTTATTAAATATCCTCAGCAACGAGATGTAGTTTTTGTTCTTGGTGCAGGTGCATCTCATCCAGATGGTGTTCCACTTCAGAGAGATATACTTCCACAAATATTATCTGATGAAAATGAAGAAATAAAAAATTCTGAAATAGGAAAAATTGTACTTGAATTTATTACAGATAATTTTGATTTCAATAAAAAATTAAATTTATATCCTCGACTCGAAGCAGTATTTGGTTTTCTTGATTATTTTATTCAGCATAATGAAAGTCTTAATTCTAAATACACAAATTCTCGCATAAGAGAGATTAAAGAATATTTAATAAAACTTGTTCATTACATTGTTAATTTGAATACAGATAAAAATAGTCATTATTATCACTTATTCTGGAAATTATTATCAGAGCATGTTCCGAATTCATCGATTATAACATTGAATTATGATACACTTCTTGAGCAATCATTTGAGTTTTTATTTAAACAAAATTATTATCTTGATTATTGTATTCAATTAATGAATTATGAAAGAATTCCACAATTAAAGAGTTTTAATTTCTGGATCAATCCACGTGAGCCAGTACTTGTGAATGAAAATGTTAATCCTATTCCAATAAAAATTATTAAACTTCATGGTAGTTTGAACTGGAAATATTGTAACTGCTGTAATTTGACTTTACTTACACCATGGGATCGAAAAATAGATTTAAATAAAGGAAAGTTTCTTGGTTACACATATCCCGATAAAGAAGAGTATGAATTTCGATGCCCAATAGATGGAACTGATTTTGAAACCTTAATTATGCCGCCATCATATTTAAAAACTTTGCATCATCCAGTAATATCACAATTATTGGTTGAAGCATCACGAGAAATTCGTTCTACAAAAAGAATTATTTTTATTGGATATTCAATGTCCGATGCAGATTTACATATAATTGCATTATTCAAAAAGCACATTCAGAATGGAACGGAAGTAATAGCCATAAATCCCAAAAAGAAAGAATCACTCGAATTAAGCTACAAATCAATATCCAGAGATACTAAATTTATAAACATATCGTTCGAAGAGTTGCTGAAGAAGAATATAATAGAAAAAATTATTTAATATACACAATTCGAGAAATTATTTATCAGTTTTAATAAGTTATTTTTTCCCAGATTAATGTGATTATTAATTAATAAATTCAATTAGTTTACTAATTGTATGGATATTTTATCGTGCTAAAAAAGCACTAAATAATTTGTCCTTAAGCAATAATAAAATAATCAACAGTCATATAGCCATTCACAGTATTAAATTTATATTTTATATTCGTATCTATTTTCTTCGATAAAGTTAATAATAATTGAAAAATATTTTCCAATCAATCGTATATAATGTTTGCTCTATGATAATTAATAAAATATTATATGCTGTGATTATAGGTTTCCATATAACATCCAAAATACTCTTTATTAAAATTTCTTTTAAGCAAATATTCTATACAAAAAAGTTACTTTTGAGGTTAAATAATCAATTCTTTTTAGACCATTTTTAACTATTGTTCTTTGTAAGTGAATGTATGAACTAAAATATTATCTATAAATATGCTATAATCACCAGGAGGTAGTGGAATATTTTTATCATCAACTAAATTTAGTGAGTAAACATACTCTATATTATTAAACTCTTTCCTTGGAACTTGAAATCTTGCAATTATTTTATTGAGTTGACGATGTATAATTTCTACATCGCTTTCACGGGTTCCTCTAAGAAAAGTTATTTCAATTACATCAGGTAGTGTAGTTACTTTTTCTTCTACTGGTAAATTAAGTATATTTTTGGTTTGTACATTTTTCACAAGAGGTAGTGCATCTGAAATAAAACCGAAATGTAAATCTGCTATTATTTGATAGTCTTTCAGTGGTATGTGATCGTGATAAGTGTTATATATTCGATCCAAATATAAAATTTGAGTAGTATTTGCATCTACGAGACGGATTTCTAATTCAACAATTCCTATTCTTTGAAGAATGACTGTATCAATAGGGACAAATGTTTGGCCAAATTCAAGTATTCTATAGCCTAATATTTTTGTAGCTTTTAAAAACTTTTCATTACTAAAAGAAACCAGAGAATCTGCATACTTTTGTTTATATACAAGCCAGCTTTTTTCGAAATGATTATCTGACTCGGCAAATGACGCAGATAAGATATTTTCATCCCGATCTAAAATTGTAATATGTTTTTTTAAAAGCTTATCAATGAGTGCACGATATACAACTAATTGTAAATCTTCATCAGATACATAGTTTCGATCAACACTTTGAATAATAATCTTATCGTCAGGCGTAATATTATTAAAGAGATTATCCGGTAATGTCATAGTGGATAATACTTTATCGAGAAATCTTGGATTAGTTAACTGTAATATTTTTGTAATATCTTTTTTAACAGTTTGTGTTTCGCTTTTACTTACTCTTTTTACATTAATAAATTCTGCCCCGGCACAACCAGTTAGTATAATTATCACTAATAATAAAAAATTAATTTTTTTCATCTTTACCTCCGATCTAATATTTTATTGAAAATCATTTAAAACTTACTATTTCCTGAAGTGTCAATTGTAACTATTTTA
This is a stretch of genomic DNA from Rosettibacter firmus. It encodes these proteins:
- the rsmG gene encoding 16S rRNA (guanine(527)-N(7))-methyltransferase RsmG, encoding MNSYEQYLRELKMLFWENNINPDEYQLERLANFAVLVTQKNSKVNLISRKDISKIIENHVFISSFVSEFIPQKINNFLDVGTGGGFPGIPLAITRPHLKGVLVDSTAKKIDAVKEFISKLKLNNVTTENCRVESEEFRQKYSQAFDLVISRATVPLIILFSYALPLLKEKSFIASIKGGDLNDEFNAAELKYKAYIKKSTIFELAYKPTNTRNEKGKKLILFEINK
- a CDS encoding SIR2 family protein encodes the protein MKIEKFIKYPQQRDVVFVLGAGASHPDGVPLQRDILPQILSDENEEIKNSEIGKIVLEFITDNFDFNKKLNLYPRLEAVFGFLDYFIQHNESLNSKYTNSRIREIKEYLIKLVHYIVNLNTDKNSHYYHLFWKLLSEHVPNSSIITLNYDTLLEQSFEFLFKQNYYLDYCIQLMNYERIPQLKSFNFWINPREPVLVNENVNPIPIKIIKLHGSLNWKYCNCCNLTLLTPWDRKIDLNKGKFLGYTYPDKEEYEFRCPIDGTDFETLIMPPSYLKTLHHPVISQLLVEASREIRSTKRIIFIGYSMSDADLHIIALFKKHIQNGTEVIAINPKKKESLELSYKSISRDTKFINISFEELLKKNIIEKII